DNA from Mesorhizobium loti R88b:
TCGGCGGTGAAGGCGGGGTTTGCCATCTGCCTGACGCCGGCAAGCAGCAGCCGCATGCCGACCGCCCAGAAGACGAACCACTTGCCGATGAGAAACACCAGGCCGGCGTCGCTGTGGAATGCGAAGGATTCGATGAGGATCGCGGCGACGGGAAAGACACCCATCAACAGCACAACAACCGCCAGATACATGAACCGCCCCCAAGCCGCCCCGGCTTTCGCGCCATGGGGTTATCTGAGCCGAGCTGAGGTTCTGAATCAAGCGGCTGCGAGATTGATTCAGGTCTTTTCGAAACTGAATCCGGCTATCTATCCAAACGAATGAAATTGTTTACTTTTCCGGCCGCTGGTCAGATTTCCAGTCTGGCCGGGAAGCCGGGCGCACGCAGGTCGGTGCCGACCGTATCTTCCAGCAGCTTGACGATCTGCGTCGACCAGGCACCGCCGCCATAGGCTTCCTTGCCTTGCTGAAAGATCGCGTTGACGCGCGTGGCGAGATCGAGCGGCACGCCGGATTGTTCCCCCATGGCGAGCGCGAAGCCGAGGTCCTTCAGCGCCAGGTCCATGGTGAAGCCGATGTCGTAGGAGCCGTTGAGGATGAGCTGGCTTTCGGTCTCGTGGACGAAGCTGTTGCCGGAGGAGGCAACGATGGCGTGGTAGCTCTGGGCGAGGTCGAGCCCGCCCTGTTTGGCCAGCATCAGTGCTTCGCCGGCGGCGACGAGATGGATGAAGGCCAGCATGTTGGTGATCACCTTGATCACCGCCGCCGAACCGATCGGCCCCATCAGAAACGACTTCGCGCACATCGCTTCGATGGCCGGTCGGTGGCGTTCGTAGAGGGCGGCATCGCCGCCGACCAGCGCGGTGATTTTTCCAACCGCCGCCAGATGCACGCCACCGGTGACCGGACACTCCAACGTCTCGATGCCTTTGGCCGAGGCGAGGGCGGCAAGGCGGATGATCTCGTCGCGGCCATTGGTCGACATCTCGATCCAGGTGCCGCCTGGGGCCAAGCCTTCCAGCAATCCGCCCGGGCCGGCCAGCACCGCTTCGCTCACCTTGGGCGAGGGCAGGCAGGTGATGGCATTGCCAGCCCGCGCAGCCGCCTCGGCGGGGCTGCCAGCCTCGGTCGCGCCGAGCGCAACGAGGCGCTCAACGGCGGCGGGGTCGCGGTCGAAGACGGTGACGGCAAAGCCGTTGCGGATCAGGCTGGCGGCTAGGTTGCCACCGAGATGGCCAAGGCCGATGAAGGCGTAGCTTTCGCTCACGGCATCAGCGGCGTTTGCATCATCTGCAGATGCAGGTCCTTGCCGGTAAAGGGATGCGCATCGCAGACTGCTTCGTTGAGCTCGACGCCCAGCCCTGGCTCCTTCGACGGGATGACATTGCCGTCCTGCCACTCGATCTTCTTTTTCAGAAGCGTGGCGTGGAAACCGTCCCACTGCTTCAGCGATTCCAGGATCAGGAAATTGGGCAGCGTCACCGCCAGCTGGATGTTGGCGGCACCGACGATCGGCCCGCAATAGCAATGCGGGGCGATCTGGATGTGGTAGGCCTCCGCCATGGCGGCAATCTTCTTGGTTTCGAGAATGCCGCCGGAGCGGCCGAGGTCCGGCTGCAGGATGGTCGCGGCGCGGTTCTCGATGACGCGGGCGAATTCGAACTTGGTCGTCAGTCGCTCGCCGGTGGCGATCGGGATCGATGTGCCGCGCGCGACCTGCGCCATCACTTCGGGCATGTCAGGCGGCACCGGCTCCTCGAACCACAAGGGATCGTAGGGCTCGATGGCGCGCGCCATGCGCAGCGCGCCCGATGCGGTGAACTGGCCATGCGTGCCGAACAGGATGTCGGCGCGGGTGCCGACCGCTTCGCGGATCGCTTTGACCATGCGGGTGGCGACATCGATGTCGAGCAGGCGCGGCTGATGGCCGTCGAAAGCGGTGTAGGGGCCGGCCGGGTCGAGCTTGACGGCATTGAAACCCTGCTCGACATATTCGAGCGCGCAGGCAGCGGCGAGGTCCGGATCATTGTAGACGTTCTTGCCGAGCACGTCCTCGGAATGGACACTGCCGGTGTGCGGGTAGAGGTAGGTGTAGGAGCGCAAGGTCTCGTGCACCTGGCCGCCAAGCAGCTTGTAGACCGGCTTGTTGGCTTCCTTGCCGACAATGTCCCAGCAGGCCATTTCGAGTGCCGAGAAACAGCCCATGCCGGTCACGTCAGGCCGCTGGGTGAAGCCGGAGGAATAGGCGCGGCGGAAGAAGGTCTCGATGTCGTGCGGATCGTGGCCGATCAGATAGCGCTCGGCCATGTCCTCGACGAGCTTGGCCGTGATGTGGGCGGAGAAGGTGGCGTTGTAGGCCTCGCCATAACCGACCACGCCGCCATCGGTGGTCAGCTTGACGAAGATGAAATACTTGCCGCCGATGCCGGGCGGCGGGTTGCCGACAACCCAGGTCTTGACGTCGGTGATCTTCATTTTTGGTCCTCCAGAACCAGTTCGGCGCCCTTCCATCCGGTCATGATGGAGGCTGCATTGGTGTTGCCGGTGATGTTGTCGGGGAAGATCGAGGCGTCGATGACACGCAGGCCTTCGAGGCCATGCACCTTGAGACGCGGATCGACCACGGAGCGCTGGGGATCAGGCCCCATGCGGCAGGTCGAAACCGGGTGATAGACGGTGCCGGAGCGTTTCCTGAAATCGGTGATCAGGTCGGCGTCGGACTGGATCGACAGGCCCGGCAGAACCTCTTCGGCAATGATCTCGGCCATGGCAGGCATCGAGGCGATCTTGCGCACGAACTTCACCGCCGCCAGCATTTCCTCGACGTCGGCATTGGTCGAATAGGCGTTGGCGGTGATTTTTGGATACTCCAGCGGATTCTTCGAGCGGATCATGATCTCGCCGCGGCTCGACGGGCGGCAGTTGGATAGGCCGATGGAGAAGCCCGGCCACGGATCGGGCGTCAGGATGGGCCGCTCGCCGCTCCTCGGAATGACGGTCGAGAAGGCTTGGAAATAAAGCTGCATGTTAGGGCGGGTCGCTGTCGGGTCGGTGCGGAAGAAGCCGCCGCCATGGTTCATCGACAGCGACAGCGGACCCGACCGCGTCAGTATGTACTGCATGCCGACCAGCAGCTTGCCCCACCAGGGGCGCAGGATTTGGTTGAGTGTCGGCACCTTGCCCTTGAAGGTGTAGTTGATGCCGACATGGTCCTGCAGATTGGCGCCGACATTTTCGCTTGCGTGGACGACCGGTATGCCGAGTCCGCCAAGCAGCGCCGACGGACCGATACCGGACAATTGCAGCAATTGCGGCGAGTTGATCGAACCGCTGGACAGGATGACCTCGCGGCCGGCGCGCGCCGTCCTGGTCTCGCCGTTCTGCAGATACTCGACGCCGACCGCGCGTTTCCCTTCGAACAGGATGCGGGTCGCCAGCGCATTGGTCTCGACGCGGACATTGGCGCGCTTCATCGCCGGGCGCAGGAAAGCGCGGGCGGCGGACATGCGGCGGCCGTTTTTGGTCGAGATCTGGTAGGTGCCGACGCCTTCCTGGGAAGCGCCATTGAAATCGGGGTTGAGTGGCAGGCCGGCCTGCTGGCCGGCGGCGAGATAGCGCTTTGTCAGAGGGTGGACGGCGTTGGCCGTGCCGCTGATGTGCAGCGGGCCACCGGTGCCGCGCCATGTGTCGGCGCCTGCCTCATTGTCCTCGAGCGCCTTGAAGGCCGGCAACAGATCGTCATAGCCCCAGCCGGGATTGCCGGCGGCGCGCCAGTCGTCGAAATCCTCGCGCGCGCCCCGGATCCAGACCATGGCATTGATCGAGCTCGACCCGCCGAGCAGCTTGCCGCGCGGCCAGTGGTCGACGTTGCCGCCGAGACCGGGATCGGCTTCGGTCTTGTAGTTCCAGTTGACCGCCGGATCGAAGAAGGTCTTGCCGTAGCCGAGCGGCATCTGCACGTA
Protein-coding regions in this window:
- a CDS encoding NAD(P)-dependent oxidoreductase — encoded protein: MSESYAFIGLGHLGGNLAASLIRNGFAVTVFDRDPAAVERLVALGATEAGSPAEAAARAGNAITCLPSPKVSEAVLAGPGGLLEGLAPGGTWIEMSTNGRDEIIRLAALASAKGIETLECPVTGGVHLAAVGKITALVGGDAALYERHRPAIEAMCAKSFLMGPIGSAAVIKVITNMLAFIHLVAAGEALMLAKQGGLDLAQSYHAIVASSGNSFVHETESQLILNGSYDIGFTMDLALKDLGFALAMGEQSGVPLDLATRVNAIFQQGKEAYGGGAWSTQIVKLLEDTVGTDLRAPGFPARLEI
- a CDS encoding GMC family oxidoreductase yields the protein MQTYDFIIVGSGSAGSVLADKLSASGRFSVLVLEAGGTDRRFYVQMPLGYGKTFFDPAVNWNYKTEADPGLGGNVDHWPRGKLLGGSSSINAMVWIRGAREDFDDWRAAGNPGWGYDDLLPAFKALEDNEAGADTWRGTGGPLHISGTANAVHPLTKRYLAAGQQAGLPLNPDFNGASQEGVGTYQISTKNGRRMSAARAFLRPAMKRANVRVETNALATRILFEGKRAVGVEYLQNGETRTARAGREVILSSGSINSPQLLQLSGIGPSALLGGLGIPVVHASENVGANLQDHVGINYTFKGKVPTLNQILRPWWGKLLVGMQYILTRSGPLSLSMNHGGGFFRTDPTATRPNMQLYFQAFSTVIPRSGERPILTPDPWPGFSIGLSNCRPSSRGEIMIRSKNPLEYPKITANAYSTNADVEEMLAAVKFVRKIASMPAMAEIIAEEVLPGLSIQSDADLITDFRKRSGTVYHPVSTCRMGPDPQRSVVDPRLKVHGLEGLRVIDASIFPDNITGNTNAASIMTGWKGAELVLEDQK
- a CDS encoding mandelate racemase/muconate lactonizing enzyme family protein, which produces MKITDVKTWVVGNPPPGIGGKYFIFVKLTTDGGVVGYGEAYNATFSAHITAKLVEDMAERYLIGHDPHDIETFFRRAYSSGFTQRPDVTGMGCFSALEMACWDIVGKEANKPVYKLLGGQVHETLRSYTYLYPHTGSVHSEDVLGKNVYNDPDLAAACALEYVEQGFNAVKLDPAGPYTAFDGHQPRLLDIDVATRMVKAIREAVGTRADILFGTHGQFTASGALRMARAIEPYDPLWFEEPVPPDMPEVMAQVARGTSIPIATGERLTTKFEFARVIENRAATILQPDLGRSGGILETKKIAAMAEAYHIQIAPHCYCGPIVGAANIQLAVTLPNFLILESLKQWDGFHATLLKKKIEWQDGNVIPSKEPGLGVELNEAVCDAHPFTGKDLHLQMMQTPLMP